In Desulfobacteraceae bacterium, the genomic stretch GCGCCCCGGATCGCGGCCGAGCCGATGACGGTGTAAACCCCGTCGGGCCGACCGGCCTCGACGGCGGCAGCCGCAGCCGCCACTCCCAGCATCAGGCACCAGATCGCGCAGATGCGCAGGGGCCAAAAAATCCGCAGCATACGCCTCTCCTTGGGCTGCCGATCACACCCGACGCTGCAGGGCGTAATCGGCGATATAATGCAGGACCTCCCGCGATTCCCCGGCCGGAAAGATCTCCAGGGCCGCCTGGGCCCGCCGGACGTGGTCTTCGGCCAGCCGGCGGGTCTCGCGCAACCCGCCGTAGCGCTCCAGAAGGTGCAGCAGCCGGTCGAAATCCTGCGGGAAAACCTCGCCGCCGGTGATCAGGGCCGCCATCCAAGCCCTGTCCGCGGCTTCGGCCCGGTCCAGGGCGTGGATGACCGGCAGGGTCAGCTTGCCCTCCTTCAGATCCGTTCCCACCGCTTTGCCCAGCTCCCCGGCATCGGCGGTGTAGTCCAGGAGGTCATCGGCCATCTGGAAGGCCAGACCGATGTGATGGCCGTAGTCCGCCAGGGCGCTTTGACGGGCCTCGGGCGCACCGGCGATCATGGCCCCCACCCGGCAGGCGCCCTGGATCAAAACGGCGGTCTTGCGCCGGATCACCTCCAGGTACTCCTCCCGCGAGAGGTCCAGCTGCCCCTTGCGCATCAGCTGGTGGATCTCGCCCTGGGACATGTTTTCGGTGATGTTGGCGATCACCCCGATAACGGCCGGCGAGCCGCTTTCGGCGGCGATGGAAAGCGAGCGGGCGAGCAGAAAATCCCCCACCAGCACGGCCGTCGGGTTGCCGAAGAGAGCATGGGCCACTGGGCGCCCGCGGCGGAGGGTGCCGCCGTCGACCAGGTCGTCGTGCAGCAGGGTGGCGGCGTGCAGGTACTCGAAAATCGTCGCGTACTTCTTGTCTTGGCTGCCCGCATAGCCGCAGAGGCGGGCGGCCAGGACCATCAACAGCGGCCGCAGGCGCTTGCCGCCGGCAAAGAGGATGTGCCCGGCGACCTCGCCCACCAGGTCGAGATAGGGGGTCAGGTTCTCGGCCAGGGCCGCTTCGATGGCGGCCAGGTCGTCCGCCACGCGCGCCAGGATCAGCTGCTTGAGGTCGGGCATAGCACCTCCCCCACGAGATCGTAATCCAGGCTGTCG encodes the following:
- a CDS encoding polyprenyl synthetase family protein; its protein translation is MPDLKQLILARVADDLAAIEAALAENLTPYLDLVGEVAGHILFAGGKRLRPLLMVLAARLCGYAGSQDKKYATIFEYLHAATLLHDDLVDGGTLRRGRPVAHALFGNPTAVLVGDFLLARSLSIAAESGSPAVIGVIANITENMSQGEIHQLMRKGQLDLSREEYLEVIRRKTAVLIQGACRVGAMIAGAPEARQSALADYGHHIGLAFQMADDLLDYTADAGELGKAVGTDLKEGKLTLPVIHALDRAEAADRAWMAALITGGEVFPQDFDRLLHLLERYGGLRETRRLAEDHVRRAQAALEIFPAGESREVLHYIADYALQRRV